From the Agromyces laixinhei genome, the window TCGCAACGCCACGACGAGGGGCGCGACGATCATCAGCCCGCCGAGGTCTGCGATGAGCGGCACCCGGGTCAGCGCCCCGACGATGACTAGCAGGTTGCCGACATTCCAGGCGGCGATGGTCGCCCAGCCACCGCGACCGGCCGCCCACGCGGCGGACTCGAGCACGCGGGAGATGAGGCACTGGGCGACTCCGCCCACGAGCACGAGGTAGGCCGCAAGCCAACTGCCGCGTTCCAACTGCAGCGGTCCGGTCACTGCGGCGACGAGTCCGCCGATGACGATGAGCGCGACGCCGAGAGCGTTGCCGAAGACCACAGGGCTGAGGCGCGGAGCGGGAGCGGGAAGGGCGGTCACCGTGCATCCGCCGGCGCGGTGGATGCCTCTGTGGCGGGTGCCTCGGCGACAGATGCCTCTGCGTCGGATGCTTCGGCGTCGCCGTGCTCGCGCCCGACCTCACGGGTGTGCGCTCGCGCAGAGCCGAGCACCGTGAGCAGCAGTTGCGCCGGCCCGATCGCCTCGACCGCGTGCGGCACGCCGGCGTCGAGTTGCACCAACGCCCCGACGGCGAGATCGACGCGCTCGTCGCCGATCGTGACGACCGACCGGCCCGAGACGCCGCGGATGAGAATGGGTGCTCTGGCCGTGTGGTCGCGCATCACCGCGCCGCGTCCGAGGCTGATGAGCACGAGCGAGACGCCGTCGAGTGCGAAGACCCGGCGGCTGCGCACTTCGCCGTCTTCGCATGGCATCACCTCGCGAAGGTGCGCTTCGTCAGTGGCGATGATCTGAAACCGCGAGCTCATTCCCGATCCCTTCGACGGCGATTCGATCGGACTTCCGCATGAGCGAGACCCGATGAATTGACCGTATCAGATTGCGGTTTAATCGGCACGAAGGCTACCGTGGAGGCATGGCCGATCTACCGAGCGGACTCGTAGAGCTCCGAGACATCCGCGACCGCGACGATGTCGCACAGCTCGTCGAGTCCTTCTACCGTCGCGCCTTCACCGACCCGCTCATCGGGCCGATCTTCACCGATGTCGCCCACATGGATCTCGACCACCACCTTCCGATCATGTGCGACTTCTGGGAGACGGTGCTCTTCCGTGCCGGCAGTTATCGTCGGAACGCGTTCGCCATGCACGTCGCGCTGCACGCGAAGTCTCCGCTCGGCGCGGCGCACTTCGACCGATGGCTCGAACTCTGGGTCGCGAACGTCGACGCGCAGTTCGCCGGCGACGCGGCGGAGCGCGCGAAGATCCAGGCGCGTCGCATCGCCGCCTCGATCAGTCGGCGGTTGTCGGGGCGTTCGGGCAGCGCGCTCGAGACGATCTCGACGCGGGCACGGCTCGAGGCGGAGGAGGCGATCGATGCGATCGACGGAGGATGAGCCTGCCGCACTCGCGTCATCGGCCGCACTCGCGTCGCCGGCCAGACGGCGGGTGCTGGGCGCACTGGAGCGGTCGGGCGAGCCCGTCGAGGCTGCCGAGCTCGCCGAGTCGATCGGCGTGCATGTCACGACCGCGCGCTTCCACCTCGACCAGCTCGTCGATGCCGGGGTCGTCGAGACGACGACTCGCCATCGGGGGCGTCGCGGTCGCCCGCGACTGCAATACGCGCTGGTCGACGCGGTTGCGGCACGCGCGCGAGACGAACGCTCCCGCGACCGGCTGATCGACGCGCTCGCGGCCGCACTCGAAGGGCAGGGAAGCGAGACGCGGGCGAGACTCTCGAGTGAAGCGGGGCAGAACTGGGCTGCGAGCCTGTCCGTTCCGTCGGGCGGTGAGGCGCCGACCGAGCGGCTCGTCCGGGTGCTCGATGAACTCGGCTTCGCACCCGAACGGGTCCCTGAGGGGCTCTCGCTCCACGCCTGCCCGTTCCGCGATTCGGCGCGCCGTCACCGAGGCGTCATCTGCGCGGTGCACGAGAGCCTCATCCGCGAAGTGCTCGCCGGCGATGCACCCGATGAACCCGATGATCCCGACGCACCCGCGGCATCCGATTCGCGCGTCGAGGCCCGGCTCCTGCCGTTCGCCGCACCCGACCGGTGTCTCGTCGCGCTCAGTGCGGCGCGCTGACCGTCGCGCGGCGGCGGCCGAGGCCGAGGGCACCGGCGGTGAGTTCGACGTCTTCTTCGTCATTCCAGACGTGGAATGCCACCCGGGCCCGGCCTGCACGCCCTGATGCCGTGATGCCCGCCGCGCCGAGCGACGCGAGCGCGCTGCCGTCGGCGTCGGGCCAGGCGACGATCGCACTGTCGGATGCGCCGAGCCCGAGTCGTTCGCGGAACGCGTTCGCGAGCCCCACGTCGTGGCTCCGCACCTCCGTCATGTCGAGCGAGGCGGCGAGTTCGAGCGCTGCCGCTGCCCCGACCCACGCGTGCCAGGCGGGGGAGACGCCGAAGCGCTGCGCGTCCGCCGCGAGGTGCAGCGCGGGCCCGTAGCACGATGCCCACGGATCGGTGCCCGAGTACCACCCCGCCGCATGCGGGGTCAGCTCGTCGATCGCCCGGGGAGAGAATGCCGCGAAGGCGGCACCCCGGGGCGCGGAGAGCCACTTGTAGGCGTGGCAGATCACGACATCGGCGTCGAGCGAGTCGGTCGGCATCCACCCTGTGGCCTGGGTCGTGTCGACGAGCACGAGGGCGCCGGCGGCGCGAGCAGCAGTGGCGATGGATGCCGCGTCGGCCACCTCGCCCGTCGCCGACTGTACGAGCGAGTACGAGACGAGCCAGGTGCGATCGGTGACGGCGCCGGCGAGCTCGGCCAGCGGCACGTGGCGTACGCGAAGGTCGCCGCGGGCCAGGAACGGCCCGACCACCGAGGAGAAGTCGCCGTCGACGCAGACGATCTCCGCGCCGGTCGGCGCCGATGCCGCGACCAGTCCGGCGAAGACCGAGACCTGGGAACCGGTGGCGATCTCGCTCGGATGCCGGCCGAGCAGGGTCGCGGCGTGGCCGCGGGCGCGGTCGTGGATGACGCTGTAGTCGACGCCGGACGCC encodes:
- a CDS encoding aminotransferase class V-fold PLP-dependent enzyme, with the protein product MHPTRERYAAGRGYLAACTMGLPADVTRAAVRRDLESWSIGAASGVDYSVIHDRARGHAATLLGRHPSEIATGSQVSVFAGLVAASAPTGAEIVCVDGDFSSVVGPFLARGDLRVRHVPLAELAGAVTDRTWLVSYSLVQSATGEVADAASIATAARAAGALVLVDTTQATGWMPTDSLDADVVICHAYKWLSAPRGAAFAAFSPRAIDELTPHAAGWYSGTDPWASCYGPALHLAADAQRFGVSPAWHAWVGAAAALELAASLDMTEVRSHDVGLANAFRERLGLGASDSAIVAWPDADGSALASLGAAGITASGRAGRARVAFHVWNDEEDVELTAGALGLGRRRATVSAPH
- a CDS encoding cupin domain-containing protein, with translation MSSRFQIIATDEAHLREVMPCEDGEVRSRRVFALDGVSLVLISLGRGAVMRDHTARAPILIRGVSGRSVVTIGDERVDLAVGALVQLDAGVPHAVEAIGPAQLLLTVLGSARAHTREVGREHGDAEASDAEASVAEAPATEASTAPADAR
- a CDS encoding group III truncated hemoglobin, with the protein product MADLPSGLVELRDIRDRDDVAQLVESFYRRAFTDPLIGPIFTDVAHMDLDHHLPIMCDFWETVLFRAGSYRRNAFAMHVALHAKSPLGAAHFDRWLELWVANVDAQFAGDAAERAKIQARRIAASISRRLSGRSGSALETISTRARLEAEEAIDAIDGG
- a CDS encoding helix-turn-helix transcriptional regulator, which translates into the protein MRSTEDEPAALASSAALASPARRRVLGALERSGEPVEAAELAESIGVHVTTARFHLDQLVDAGVVETTTRHRGRRGRPRLQYALVDAVAARARDERSRDRLIDALAAALEGQGSETRARLSSEAGQNWAASLSVPSGGEAPTERLVRVLDELGFAPERVPEGLSLHACPFRDSARRHRGVICAVHESLIREVLAGDAPDEPDDPDAPAASDSRVEARLLPFAAPDRCLVALSAAR